From Coffea arabica cultivar ET-39 chromosome 9c, Coffea Arabica ET-39 HiFi, whole genome shotgun sequence, one genomic window encodes:
- the LOC140014161 gene encoding uncharacterized protein, with product MRLWWHFRLRQSLWAEFMNQKYCPSLHPCFADISSGVSWTWKRMVAIQGVAEQHIHWALARGGGGWNERRLSEVVPGSWVGRIMGVVPPSLDREDSMVWAPSISGEFSLASAYWISREGGNSSWLYSRLWLPGLPLKVSFFMLRLVGFRLPVMDRLHKLGIHGPSRCFCCLYPCQESIDHIFCTGVAAKQIWGYFEGVIGGFRDSYTLRDKLVSWWLRPNRNRYMLYLFRLLPALICWNLWKMRNSFVFDGHLRPVAQVCAAIFGDLRDIFLNRFQGHMPFGQDWPGLYGMVGGMHRVSRTLVV from the exons ATGAGACTATGGTGGCACTTCCGGTTGCGGCAATCGTTGTGGGCTGAGTTCATGAACCAAAAATATTGTCCCAGTCTTCATCCTTGCTTTGCTGATATTTCCTCCGGGGTTTCGTGGACTTGGAAGAGGATGGTGGCTATCCAGGGTGTAGCGGAGCAACACatccactgggctttggctagGGGAGGG GGTGGCTGGAATGAACGACGGTTGAGTGAGGTGGTGCCTGGCAGTTGGGTGGGAAGGATTATGGGAGTGGTGCCTCCTTCGCTGGACCGAGAGGATTCCATGGTTTGGGCTCCCAGTATCTCCGGGGAATTTTCATTAGCATCAGCCTACTGGATTTCTCGAGAGGGTGGAAACAGCTCTTGGCTCTATTCACGGCTCTGGCTTCCCGGGCTACCGCTGAAGGTTTCATTTTTCATGCTAAGATTGGTAGGGTTCCGTTTGCCGGTGATGGACAGGTTGCATAAACTTGGTATCCACGGCCCTTCTCGGTGTTTTTGTTGCTTATATCCATGCCAGGAGTCCATTGATCACATTTTCTGCACTGGGGTGGCGGCAAAGCAGATTTGGGGATATTTTGAAGGGGTTATTGGAGGATTTCGGGATTCCTATACGCTACGAGACAAGTTGGTTAGCTGGTGGTTGAGGCCTAATCGAAACCGATATATGCTATATCTATTCCGTTTATTGCCGGCCTTAATATGTTGGAATTTGTGGAAGATGCGAAACTCGTTTGTATTTGATGGCCATTTGCGGCCCGTGGCTCAGGTTTGCGCGGCAATCTTTGGGGATCTCAGGGACATTTTTTTAAATAGGTTTCAGGGACACATGCCCTTTGGTCAGGATTGGCCAGGTTTATATGGTATGGTGGGTGGTATGCACAGGGTTTCCAGGACCTTGGTGGTTTGA